Proteins from one Candidatus Poribacteria bacterium genomic window:
- a CDS encoding phytanoyl-CoA dioxygenase family protein, translating into MPHELTDAEKFFFENNGYLVLEDFLTPSHVAILKSALAEVIENRREREEKGLPQTGMTHIHGEKSTRIFYILGDHPAFLELLDWQPILPYVTGLLNKMPHHHASDAIVEHASDLMERSMGWHIDGHDEGYRNLRPIPFLQLKIGYYLTDMTKGGQGNLWLIPGSHTAMYDPNHEDLRYPYEYPGALEVCAPPGSAILFHNAVWHSAGIFTKTDSRREMLYYAYEHPWMIASQEHWGYPKDFYNKELSPEQRKFFHGFVFDPPEQRWG; encoded by the coding sequence ATGCCACACGAACTGACTGATGCCGAAAAGTTTTTCTTTGAAAATAACGGCTATCTTGTCTTAGAAGATTTTCTCACACCTTCACACGTTGCAATACTCAAGAGTGCTCTCGCTGAAGTCATTGAGAACCGGCGCGAACGTGAGGAGAAAGGGTTACCCCAAACCGGAATGACACACATTCACGGCGAGAAAAGCACCCGTATCTTCTATATCCTCGGTGACCATCCTGCGTTCTTGGAACTTCTGGATTGGCAACCGATTCTGCCTTATGTCACAGGATTGCTCAATAAGATGCCGCACCATCATGCATCGGATGCCATCGTTGAACACGCTTCGGATTTAATGGAACGTTCAATGGGCTGGCACATCGATGGACACGATGAAGGTTATCGTAACCTACGTCCAATTCCATTTTTGCAGCTCAAAATCGGCTATTACCTGACAGACATGACAAAAGGCGGTCAGGGAAATCTGTGGCTCATACCGGGCAGCCACACGGCGATGTATGACCCGAATCACGAAGACCTGCGGTATCCTTATGAATATCCGGGTGCGCTTGAGGTGTGCGCGCCACCCGGGAGTGCTATTCTGTTCCATAACGCCGTTTGGCATTCCGCTGGTATCTTTACCAAAACGGACAGCCGCCGCGAAATGCTCTATTACGCTTACGAACACCCATGGATGATCGCCTCACAGGAACATTGGGGATATCCCAAAGACTTCTACAACAAGGAACTCTCACCCGAACAGCGAAAGTTTTTCCACGGATTTGTCTTCGATCCACCCGAACAGCGATGGGGATAG